The following is a genomic window from uncultured Draconibacterium sp..
TTTACTTCAAGCTCCAGCGGTATCAATTCTTCTTTTCCTTCGTAGAGAAAACGATTCAGGAAATTCGATATATTTATTATCATTTCCGGCGCTGTTTCCCCCCTTTTACCCGAAAACAATTCTAATTCCTCTACCAATTCTAAAACAATACGGGGTTGCAACTGGTAACGATAAATCTCCTGTTCAGTTTCAAGTTTCGAACGCAGCAATTCTTCTTTCTGATATTCGGCCCTATACCACGAACTCCCGGCTTTTATGGCCAGAAATACCAGGATAATGTAATGATTACCAACACCACTGATCACGATATTTTTAAGGTTAAGAAAACCCGGAGCAAACATTCTGCTTTTATCGAAAAAATAGAAGACCAGGTAATTGCTCACCAGTAATTCGATTACCGAAAACAGGATAAGAAACACAATTACACCTGTTGCAAACAGCAGATAATACTTTTTGAAAAATGTTTTGGGCAAAAGCCAGTAAGCAATTAAATAAGTATGCGTTACAAAAACAGGCAGAGTAACCAGATAATACATCAGCCAAACATGCAACGAGCCGATCCCATCATTCAAAGTTTGAATAAAGGTGAACGATATTATCCATGCCAACCAAAAAATGACATGCA
Proteins encoded in this region:
- a CDS encoding histidine kinase; translated protein: MKTSILHIAKQQYILHVIFWLAWIISFTFIQTLNDGIGSLHVWLMYYLVTLPVFVTHTYLIAYWLLPKTFFKKYYLLFATGVIVFLILFSVIELLVSNYLVFYFFDKSRMFAPGFLNLKNIVISGVGNHYIILVFLAIKAGSSWYRAEYQKEELLRSKLETEQEIYRYQLQPRIVLELVEELELFSGKRGETAPEMIINISNFLNRFLYEGKEELIPLELEVKLLEEFITIHNQALGERLSSNFIVSGNLKSYVVPPLLLLPFINSAIKIAYECNENYESTVIVKAERKYLLFSFTFWSENSFKIADNDDNKITNQRLHYNFPGKHRLVENIDDNFREFSIEIYP